Part of the Pseudomonas bubulae genome, CGCAGGTAGCTGGATGACGCTGTCCCGCCCTGAGCCGACGCTCACAGGCGGGGATTTCCAGTGTCGTCATTGTCGGCTATTGGCCGGCAGCAGCCCGTCGTTGCCTGATGGATCCAACCCCTCCGCTGCTATAGTGCAGTCGGCTTCTGACGTTCAGTGCAGCCGTCTTCTGAAAACGACAGGCGCGCTCCTGGACGTGATGAACAACTCCCACGGATCAGGTGATGCGCCCCTGAAACCGCGTGTGTAGAGGGGTTGTTGCCGCTGACCGAAAACTGACCCAGTAGAGGCTGTTCTGCCGACTGAAAACTGACCCAGGTGTTCAACTGCTTCTGCTCAATTTTTGAGCAGGAGAACACAGGGTGATCAGTATGGAAATGATGGGCAAAATTCGCCGGATGTATTTCCGCGACAAGCTGTCGCTGCATGAGATAGCCAAGCGCACCGGGTTGGCGCGCAACACGATTCGCAAGTGGGTCAGAGCACCTGAGGCCAAGCCGCCGGTCTACCAACGCCGCGCGATCTTCAACAAACTCAGCCCTTTTCACGCCACGCTGGAGCAGGCGCTAAAAGCCGATTCGCTGCGGCCCAAGCAACAGCGGCGCAGTGCCAAGGCGCTGTTGGCGCAAATCAAAGCCGAAGGTTATGACGGTGGCTACAGCCAGCTCACCGCGTTTATCCGTGCCTGGCGAGGGGGACAGGGCAAGGCGTCGCAGGCCTTTGTGCCGCTGACCTTTGCTCTTGGCGAGGCGTTTCAGTTTGACTGGAGCGAGGAAGGCTTGCTGGTCGGCGGCATTTACCGGCGTATGCAGGTGGCACATCTGAAGCTGTGTGCCAGCCGTGCGTTCTGGCTTGTGGCGTATCCGAGCCAGGGCCATGAGATGTTATTGGGGAGCCCGCAGAATTCGGAAAAAATCGTACGCTAAGGTTTTCCGGGCAATCGTAGCGGCCTGAACTTCCCGATCTCCAGCCTGCGGCTCTGCCGCCAGACGTAATCGCCAGTCAGGTTGATGTGCTCCCAGCCCAGCGGCAATAGGTATTGCAGCAGCTCGCCGCCCACCGACTTGCCAGCCTCGACCAGCCCCAAGTGATGCACTCCAGATACATCGTGTTCCATAGCGCGATGGCCGTCACCAAGTTTGGGCTTCTGGCTCTGTAGCGCTGCGGCTCGAAGTTCCGATCCTGATTTTGCCTAAAACTGGACACTAGCTATTGTCTTTGAACAACGTCGATACGGTACGGGCAACATGGTCTGCACCGTCACTGATTTCACGCATAATAGTTGTTACAGTTGCGATCTGATCGTTGTTTTCTTCGGCGCTTCTAGCGATGCTGTTCATATCTATATTCAGTTGCTGAGTAAGCTTTCCGTTAGCAGTTACCACATTCTGGATTTCCACGGTGGCACTGCTAGTTCGAGCTGCCAACTGACGAACCTCGTCGGCTACTACAGCAAAGCCTCGGCCCATTTCACCCGCTCGGGCAGCTTCAATTGCGGCGTTAAGTGCTAGTAAGTTAGTTTGTTCTGCCACGCCTTGGATGATGGTAACAATTTTCTCGATATCTTTAGCCTGAGCATTTAGCTGTGTAATCGAAATAACCGCACCGTTTATTAAATTAAATGTACCCTGAGATAGTTCAATTGAACTAGCAAGGGACTCCATGCCCCGCACGGAAATTTGAGATGTCTCCTCGGCGGTGGTGAAGGAAAGCTCTGCGGCCTGGCGGATTTCATCAGCCTTATGCTTCTGCGAGCTGACGTCGGTGGCAAATTTTAACACTTTCACAACCTGGCCGGCTTCATCAATGACGGGGTTGTAGGTGGCCTCAAGATAGGTGGTCTCTCCCGATGCGGTCTTGCGCTCAAATTGCCCGCTGAAAAAAGTTCCTCCCTTTAAACTCTGCCAAAAATTTGGATTTTCTTGATAAAAATTATCGAAACAGAACATTCGGTGGTGTCGACCCTTGATATCGCTGAGGCGATAACCCATAGCACGGAGGAAATTCTCATTTGCATGCAGGATGTCACCGTTAGGTGTGAACTCGATCTCCGCCATCGAGCGGGAGATGGCTGCATGGACGGCTCTTAGTGAGAGTAACTCGTTTTCTCTCTGAGTGACATCTGAGCCAATCTTAATGATTTCAATAACTTTTCCATCTTGATTTTGAACTGGAATATAAGTAGCCTCAATCAATACTAAGTTACCGTCTTTGCGCAGCCGCCTAAATAAACCTGATTGAAGATGGCCGTCAGCCAATTTCTGCCAGAAGCGCGAATAATCAGCTGTGTTAGCATAATTCTTTTCGCAGAAAATTCTGTGGTGCTGCCCTGCTATTTCTTCGAGTTTGTAACCAAGCATCTCTAGAAAGATATTGCTCGCATAGATTACGCTCCCGTCTGGCCTGAATCTGATTTCCGCGACATTTCGACTTATTGAATCAAGCTGCCGCTGTAGTTCTGAGAGCTTATTTTCTGTGTCCAGCAGTTGTTTGTTTTTATTGAAAAACATAATCATTACCTTTGTGCAAATAAAATAATACTTGGGGCCCAATTTATACTGGTCTTAGTCTGCGAATCTTCATGGGAGACGGGACTAATCAGAGCCCTCGCTCTTGGATAACATTAGACGCTCGCGCGCAAAATTCCACCCATTCCGATAAGGCGGCGTATAGAGCCTTAGCGGCATCTGAGGTTGGCGCGTACTTATCTCTGTCGCAAGCCCATCTGGTGAACCGCTTCAGGGTATGCAGGCATCGTAGTCAGTGTCTGAGGGTCGGTTGAGGTCAATTTTGACTTCAAGAATCTAGACGTGGAGGGGAGGCCTCATGCCCGGCAAGACTTTAATTTCCATTGGCATGAGGCGCATGTTATTCGTGAACAGGCAAGATCCAAGTTTAAGCTTGTTTACTGATATTTTGCGGAGCCGATGAACTTAGAGAAATGCTCGCACCATATTTGGACCGTTGTAAACTCGTTGACGTTGACGCTTGCAGGAATGGTTTTCTTGAAATTCCCGAAGTTTTTCAATTCGCCAATCAGAATTGCTTCTTTCTTTATGTCCAAAAACGATTCTTTGTCGGTGGCTTGTTTCTTTGTCAGGTAAATTTTGTAGTCTGGACCAGGTGCTACATCACCTTTAAATACAATTTCGTTATCCGTAACAAAAAGTTGTCCATTCGCCCAGTGAAGGGCGTCGCTGCCTTTCTGATCTTTCTTGAACTCTCCGCTATACTTTGCCACCTTTTGCACTTCTTCAATTTCGGCGATGGTGGCGTTTTCTTGTGCTGTCAAAATCGGAAGTATATAGATCCCTAGCCCAACTCCCGCGCCAAACAGAGCCAGGTGGGACGCGAGCAGAATTATTTTT contains:
- a CDS encoding methyl-accepting chemotaxis protein produces the protein MESLASSIELSQGTFNLINGAVISITQLNAQAKDIEKIVTIIQGVAEQTNLLALNAAIEAARAGEMGRGFAVVADEVRQLAARTSSATVEIQNVVTANGKLTQQLNIDMNSIARSAEENNDQIATVTTIMREISDGADHVARTVSTLFKDNS
- a CDS encoding DM13 domain-containing protein; translated protein: MKKQLKIILLASHLALFGAGVGLGIYILPILTAQENATIAEIEEVQKVAKYSGEFKKDQKGSDALHWANGQLFVTDNEIVFKGDVAPGPDYKIYLTKKQATDKESFLDIKKEAILIGELKNFGNFKKTIPASVNVNEFTTVQIWCEHFSKFIGSAKYQ